The genomic region AGGAAAACGCGTTATTCGCGACGGCGCACGGCGATCGCCAAAAAGTCAATTTTGcaactttcatattttcaacgattatttttccaaatggGTCAACCTCTCCCACCcaaaaaataaactttaaaatttacagTGTATTCAGAGAGTTCTCTaatgtatgaaattaattatcataaagcttttaattatctataatatatgtttatagCATGGTATCcttagattgcggatttttatacagaataaaaattgtcttatgCGAAAGCTGAATTCAGTTGTTGCTAATGTCTGAAGTTCAAGTACACCTTCCCCACTCGTCGACTCTATggtatttgaaaaatagagCTCGAGATGAATTTCAACGTCTGGGTAAGCTTTCGAGTGGTAAACAAGCTCGTTACTCGGCGCTCGTGTCCGATTCCAAAAGCAGCCGTGATTTTTCAGACATTTCTGAcgatctaaaaaaaaaaaggttttcAACAAGAGAcggtcaatattattttttataaaaagtgCTGGTGATCTCGATATTTTAGATGTCAAAAGCTCGAAGAAGTCAAGCACTCTAAACAAGCGTTgtctaattaataaaaaaaagtcttCATTTTTAAACCCTTTTGCACAATTACCTTCGAATCggttttcaaatatattccgTGGATTTTAATCCAAAGGAACGATTTATAAAGGCTGAGATACGTCACTGGTAAAGGTAGTGAAAGTAAAAAGGATAGAAGAACGTCATCTCGGCCGAAGCAATTCCTCGGTTTTCCCGGTCGAGCAATTTTTGACAAACGGAGAATATTACTCGTATCCAGACGATTTTATCGATACAAAGGATTCGGTAGATCCTATTACCTCCGCGATTGGAAACGCGGAAGAACGTAGAGCGGAGAAAGAGCGAAGCGCGGCCGATAGAAATGAAACATCAACAAGAATACAACCTAACCGGATGTAATTCAAGATGTGTCCAGTAAATCCCTTTACCGGACGCAATTCTATGTTTCTGTAATACATCAAACGGATGACTTTCTTCCCGCCATTGTTCTTTGCTGTCTTATACGCTTCGCGAATTTCAACTTGGTAATTTAACAGCGAATGCGACCGctttcgtaattttttaagatcGCGAAGAAAGTGCCAAAGAATCAATGAAACGCAGAGTCAATCAAAGATTTGAAGTTGAGTACACGGTCAATTCCATTTTTCAACGAGAACTTCGACGAACGCGATTTCGCCCCACGGTCCCGTGATTACGCGACCGAATGAACATACAAGAAGCCGGCCGCGGAGTCGACAAAGTGCCCGGTTCTTTCTATGGCGGACGGTCGAGGATCGAGGGAcagcaagaaaataaaatgccCCCGCCGCAgccgctgcgccgcgccgcgccgcaccggtCGAGCCAGATATTCATCAAAGTCGGTGATTCAATTAACCGGCTAGGATGATTTCTAGAGGGCATTTCTGTCGGCAGGCCCCCATGGAAATTGGCGGCGACAGCGCCCGGCTGCCGAGCGAGTCGAGGGCGGCACGAAGGAACCGAATTTCCGATCGAGTAGGCGACGTGCAAATTgaagaagaaagaattatAATCACTGTCTAGTGGACTAATCCCActgttatttaacaataattcttaTCGTTTAGTccaagttttaaaaaagattctCCGGTACAGTGCCCGAAGAttataaagttatataaaCTTATAGAAATAGGTTTAGCCGATCCGAGGTTTCGCGACATGAGCAATTCTCGAGAATACCTCTGTTATCTACTTCCAGTTTGCTAATACGTTTTATCGACTCCACGTCGCGTTATCAACGCAAACCCTTCCCCTTATCGTTCATCGCAGTTCGGACGTAAACATGTCCTTACAGCAGATTTACGGCGCCTGATCGAAATCTACAAAACTCCAGCTTGTTTGATCTTTTTCCAGCGGAGCTCGGCGACTACGATCCAAGACGACATTCCTTAGGCTACGTTACCGAATTTCGATTCCTAGCGAATCAGACCACGGAACTGGAGAACCGTATAGTGGAGCTCCACAAAACTCTCGTGTAAGTTCACCGAATACACGGCGAGATGAATCTGTGCATCGTAATTTTATAGTTCGTTGTTCTTACAATGATCCGATTTGCAGAGGACAATTACCCTCCGCTGCGGAACTCAATTATCTCGACAAAGTGAAATGGCTGGAGATGTACGGAGTCGACCTGCATCCCGTATTGGTGAGTTCGTCGAAGGAAGCGAGAAGTCTGGCGAGAAgctaatgaaaatatatttcgcaGGGCGAGGATAGCGTGGAGTATTTCCTGGGTCTGACACCGAGCGGGATAATATTATTGCGCAACAAGACCAAAGTGGGCAACTACTATTGGCCTCGGATCAATAAGATCTACTACAAGGTATgtattgttacgaatatggaTCGGTATCTCCTGATATAGagttttcctatttttttcttttttattaagttatgaGACACCTGCTGGAattattagcaatatttaatgtcCAGTAGAAAATACAATGACAATTGAAAAGTcatgatttgaattttctattcaaaGAACAGACAGTTCTTAAATCTTTCCTACTAAAGTTCATAAAAGTCCAAgcacttaaaatatttttcatgtcGAAGCTCTAGAAATGTCTGAACAATGGCAGTAAGATAAGAAAGCACAGTGGAGCGGTGTTCAAATACTGATTGTAAGCTCGAGCATCGCGCGTTTCAGGGCAGATACTTCATGCTGAGGGTGAGCGAGAAGAACTCGGAGGAGAGGACCCACGGTTTCGAGACGCCGTCCAAGGCAGCCTGCAGACACCTGTGGAAATGCTGTCTGGAGCACCAAGCGTTCTTCCGTTTAATGGCCACGGGTCCACCGCCGTTGAGCCCGTACTCCCGCTTCCGGTCGTACAGTCCCCCGTCCGGCTCGGAGAAGCACACGGCGATCAGACGGAACCCGCCGCCGATCTTCCAGAGGACGCCGAGCCGCAGGGCGCAGCGCCGCGTGGTCGAGGGTCAAGAAATGGTCGGCCCGTTCGTGGAGACGCCGGCCGCGGTCAACGCGAATTCGGCCGGCAACCCCGCCGCCGGGAACGTGCTGTGCAACGCGCAGAACGCCAGACGGGTGAACAATTCGAGTCCGAGGAGCACCAGGAGCGCGCCGTGGACTCAGAGCCAGCCTCGGGGCCTTTATACTTCGTCTAGTCCTCGGTCCGTCCGCTCCGCGGGAACGGCACCGGCAGTACGTCCTCGCATTTGATCGAGTCGTTGATTTATATTCCGTTGAATTATATTCGTAGAAATTATCTTCGTTGAGTTCGTTCATAAAACTAGGATGAAAAAAGGGTCGATGTGTAACGATCGTCGCCGTTTTCAGCTCTTGAGCAGGCTCCAGCGGAGGAGCAGCTCGGTGGAGAGCCAAAGTTCAGGGGACAGCCATAGTCGCGGTGGTCATCGTAGAAGAAGTCATAGTCATAGTCACCGGAGGCACAGCCGTCACTCGGACTGCGAGTCCGAGCTGTCGAGAGGATCGGACTCGAGGTCAGGTCATCGCAAGCACCGTCGGAAGCACAGAAGCTCCCGTTCTTCTAGGTAAAGGAAGCGACTCCGTTACGGTCGAGTGTAAACCGGAGGGGTCGCAGGAAACGCGTACGATACGGTCTCGACCCTATTGCGATTTCCGACGCGTTATTAAGTCAATTCAGCATCTAAGACGCGGGCGCCCTCTTAATTGGTAATTAATCGAGGTAATAAAAGCTGCCGGGACTCGGAACAGGCTTGAGAAAACGGAGTAGCTCGCTCGAATATCTTCGGTTGGGTTCGTCGACCGCGTGCGCACGGGAAGGAAGAGCCCTCCTGCTCGTTATACTCTCACGGTAGGGTACGTAAACTCCGTGAAggtgataattattttaatgacgACGCGCCAGGCGCGGTTACATCGCGATGCCGCGGAACGTCCCGGCGATGGTTTCgttatttaacgaaaatgcGTTCGCGCGACGCGGTATCGTGATTATCGTCCAACAAAAGTGTGCGCGCGGTTTGAATCTAAAATTTGCGCGGCTGTCGCGTTAAATTACGACACGTCTGTTAATGAACGACTACATGTTGCCGGGGATGTTTTTCAGACACGAATTGGTCGACTCCGAGCCACAATGGAGGGAAGCGCAGAAACGGAAGGGCGAGGGAGTACAGCGAGCCGTTGTAAGTTCGAGTAACGATGTCTCGAGGACGAGGGGGCCTCTTAACAACATTTAAAATCGTTCTCCTTTTCACACAAATTTTGAGAAGCTCTAACATggtagaacctcgattattcgAGCTAAAAAAAGACACGAATCTTCaattaatagaacaatttgtGCGATTTAATTGCGGCTAGATTTAGGCTTTCTCGATAATTAGATAATTACGAATAATCGGTTCTACCGCCTTTCGCGTAGAAAATTTCGATAGAATTCAGGggaacataacctgacaaaatCTCTGTACACGTATAATCGTTCACGAAATGTTACATCAGGTCAGCCATACGGAGCCGAGAAGAAGGCACAGGAGCAGACACCGGAGTCCCTCCCAGAAGCAATCGCTGCCAGACGAGCTTAGGAAGTAGGTTCCATTCACgcaataataacgataatgtTTTGTCACGCAAAGCATTCCTTCATGTATTGTTAGGTACAAAGTCTCTGCACGTGTATTGTTCGTACGAAATAAACAGGAAGTGCTACAGTCTCGTGAAATGTTACTACCAGaagaataagagagaaagagaaagaaagagagaaagggaaagagagagagaaagggaaagaaagagagagagagagagagaatagaatttttcgaaaggcCTCTGCATGACCTGTATTATAGTATCCGAACGTAAATACGTACCGATGCGTTGCGCCGCGACGAAATCGATGTAATGACGTAACGATTGAGAGCATGATTTCTTCCAGACATTTGGAGTTCGGGCTAGTCGACACGACCGGAATGAGCGAGCAGCAACGGCGAGAGATACCGTACACGGTGGTTCAATCGCAATCTGTACAGCAATGTCCCTTACAGTCTAGCAATTCCCGATTGGACGAGGCAGACTCGTCGTCTCTGCCTAGGTACGATGATCTCAAGACGGCCTGCAACATCCACAGCCATCCTCCGCAAATGGAGGATGAGACGGGATCCGTAGTCattgtttaaaacaaaaaaattcctCAAGCCCTTTTatgcatgaattatttttgtttcttttcttacttttttttttaatttattcagagCATGTACCATCATCTACTACACAAAGCATgcccctttttttttattatttattttgagaaGCATGATCAGACCCTTAATAAATCGATGAGATTAACAAAGCTTGACGCACctgtgtatttatttaatggctGGCACCTACTGATGCTTCTGCTGTTCCACCGTCCCGGTGGAACGTATGTAAATGTATACCATCCTCGGAACCGTAGCATTTTGCCATGTCGTTGTCCTTTGTGTTGTGTGGTGTGTATCATCTCGTCTGTGGCCCGTATATTTCGTTTAAGCATTTGTCCtgtgtaataattgtatttgtgGTAATAATTGCATcgtgcgctctctctctcgacgagAGATGCGGACCTGTTGTTGGTGTTTGGGAGTGTCAAGGATCGTTGAAAAGCCGACTGTGTTCCGAGTGTCGTGTGCCGGATCTGTGTCGCACGTCGCACCGCCATTATTAGGTGTCCGGTAGAGTTTTCAAAGACACTGTAATACTTCCAGTAGATTACTTAGGGTTGCCAGTTCAGGATTGTCCACGGTCGAGAAACGTCTGCGACTATTACACACGGGCAACTGTAACAATcgaggaaaaataaatgtttcgttGATCCGAACAATACGATGGCACAATGTACGAGTCGCAGGCTTTCTTAACGGTGAAACGAATTTGGTGGCCATAGCATAAACGCATTTGCGACAATCGGAAACCGACCAGGAAACCTTTGTGAACACTACGCAGATAATTACAAGTGGCTTCGAATCTGATTA from Augochlora pura isolate Apur16 chromosome 5, APUR_v2.2.1, whole genome shotgun sequence harbors:
- the LOC144470132 gene encoding band 4.1-like protein 4 isoform X2, with translation MVVEWLCPGLRPAGSRRPRLLHCKVILLDEHELLQDVLSSNLGQELLDRVFRHLNLLETAYFGLRYLDHGNQTQWLDPSKKIGKQLKVVKGDPSSDVHTLYFGVKFYAADPCKLIEEITRYQFFLQVKQDILQGRLPVSFDLAAELGAYVVQSELGDYDPRRHSLGYVTEFRFLANQTTELENRIVELHKTLVGQLPSAAELNYLDKVKWLEMYGVDLHPVLGEDSVEYFLGLTPSGIILLRNKTKVGNYYWPRINKIYYKGRYFMLRVSEKNSEERTHGFETPSKAACRHLWKCCLEHQAFFRLMATGPPPLSPYSRFRSYSPPSGSEKHTAIRRNPPPIFQRTPSRRAQRRVVEGQEMVGPFVETPAAVNANSAGNPAAGNVLCNAQNARRVNNSSPRSTRSAPWTQSQPRGLYTSSSPRSVRSAGTAPALLSRLQRRSSSVESQSSGDSHSRGGHRRRSHSHSHRRHSRHSDCESELSRGSDSRSGHRKHRRKHRSSRSSRHELVDSEPQWREAQKRKGEGVQRAVVSHTEPRRRHRSRHRSPSQKQSLPDELRKHLEFGLVDTTGMSEQQRREIPYTVVQSQSVQQCPLQSSNSRLDEADSSSLPRTIGSIGKRNRRMIQHSRDGGYNLPATRPAHAETKYYDGSRSECNVRKDFYYTRNNRILIGSNVDSGLGESTPQEFSSCCSSSADSAKPTRVNFNKEATSSAEMSVKL
- the LOC144470132 gene encoding band 4.1-like protein 4 isoform X1, with protein sequence MVVEWLCPGLRPAGSRRPRLLHCKVILLDEHELLQDVLSSNLGQELLDRVFRHLNLLETAYFGLRYLDHGNQTQWLDPSKKIGKQLKVVKGDPSSDVHTLYFGVKFYAADPCKLIEEITRYQFFLQVKQDILQGRLPVSFDLAAELGAYVVQSELGDYDPRRHSLGYVTEFRFLANQTTELENRIVELHKTLVGQLPSAAELNYLDKVKWLEMYGVDLHPVLGEDSVEYFLGLTPSGIILLRNKTKVGNYYWPRINKIYYKGRYFMLRVSEKNSEERTHGFETPSKAACRHLWKCCLEHQAFFRLMATGPPPLSPYSRFRSYSPPSGSEKHTAIRRNPPPIFQRTPSRRAQRRVVEGQEMVGPFVETPAAVNANSAGNPAAGNVLCNAQNARRVNNSSPRSTRSAPWTQSQPRGLYTSSSPRSVRSAGTAPALLSRLQRRSSSVESQSSGDSHSRGGHRRRSHSHSHRRHSRHSDCESELSRGSDSRSGHRKHRRKHRSSRSSRHELVDSEPQWREAQKRKGEGVQRAVVSHTEPRRRHRSRHRSPSQKQSLPDELRKHLEFGLVDTTGMSEQQRREIPYTVVQSQSVQQCPLQSSNSRLDEADSSSLPRTIGSIGKRNRRMIQHSRDGGYNLPATRPAHAETKYYDGSRSECNVRKDFYYTRNNRILIGSNVDSGLGESTPQEFSSCCSSSADSAKPTRVTQLQLGGEVRYELSSNQEIYPPVDTTLDAVLQPIISTLTRRQRHQPK